One Lacticaseibacillus rhamnosus genomic window carries:
- a CDS encoding cation:proton antiporter, producing MNQVVIFGIMLATVIVGNLLARHVPQIPLPFFLIGLGAALAIMPSLRSFTIDPSAFSFAIIAPLLFNEGQNASRGQIGRSLTNIVSLAVGLVIVSVVILGFGVHALFPVIPLSLAFALIAIVTPTDASAVSAVAQANPLSTSQMQLLNNESLFNDAAGIVAFDLALSAYISGQFSATDALLDFLFVFFGGILFGALAGIFIVNLRAWLIRIGDDEPLIMVGIQLLTPLLVYFLAEELALSGILAVVAAGIAQGVERDRLRLTSARMQIISANVWEMIAAVLSGLVFVLLGVSLPNVVIEALRGQAGLFGLLIGIGAFIYVAKSFVRFIWSRTLLKMGKKHRWRNALIMMLGGANGTITLSLAFSIPQTVAGHHFALRQGLILIAAVEILLSLIVPVIVLPFCVSKPPKRNRQFIWLRRMLAAGIDAMRDETEHHSEAQIVADALAQEMILNDNPSRRLQRTIFEGTITAEKSAIETLRMNGTITRDEAHYYNRFIDLNDFTADQRLWKNLWLRFRFSFNMGRMYKAFNEAQNAFLTTPLNLEPIYWKRQFAAHGEDLLPIEQAGYTAVMRYLQRIETIQNRSAVNTIRRFYRDRHRRVHSESFDGDALYAMFLKAFHAEYEFIQQAFTDGKLSRDLMQRLQTRITFDEITYLKNQDSFID from the coding sequence GTGAATCAAGTCGTTATTTTTGGCATCATGTTGGCCACGGTTATCGTTGGCAATTTGCTTGCTCGCCATGTCCCACAGATTCCTTTGCCATTCTTCTTGATTGGTCTTGGTGCAGCGTTGGCAATTATGCCATCCCTGCGTAGTTTTACGATTGATCCATCGGCGTTCTCCTTTGCTATCATCGCGCCGCTGCTTTTCAATGAAGGTCAAAATGCCTCACGAGGACAAATCGGCCGGTCACTGACGAATATTGTGTCACTTGCAGTCGGCTTGGTGATCGTGTCGGTCGTGATCTTAGGCTTCGGCGTCCATGCACTTTTCCCGGTCATCCCATTGAGTCTGGCATTTGCTTTGATTGCCATTGTGACCCCAACTGATGCTTCCGCTGTCAGTGCCGTTGCGCAGGCCAATCCGTTGAGCACTAGTCAAATGCAGTTGTTAAATAATGAAAGTTTGTTCAACGATGCGGCGGGGATTGTAGCGTTTGATCTCGCTCTGTCGGCCTATATTTCCGGACAATTCTCGGCCACTGACGCTTTACTCGACTTCCTGTTTGTTTTCTTTGGCGGTATTTTATTCGGCGCACTGGCAGGTATTTTTATTGTCAATCTCAGAGCCTGGCTAATCCGCATTGGTGATGATGAGCCATTAATTATGGTCGGAATTCAGTTGCTGACGCCTTTACTGGTTTATTTTCTGGCTGAAGAACTGGCACTTTCCGGTATTTTAGCAGTTGTGGCTGCAGGGATTGCCCAAGGCGTTGAGCGTGATCGCTTGCGGTTGACCAGTGCCCGCATGCAAATTATCAGTGCCAATGTGTGGGAAATGATTGCTGCCGTTCTTTCTGGGCTGGTTTTCGTTTTGTTAGGCGTTTCGCTGCCAAATGTTGTGATTGAGGCATTACGCGGGCAGGCAGGGTTATTCGGCTTGCTCATTGGCATCGGTGCTTTCATCTACGTGGCCAAATCCTTTGTTCGCTTCATCTGGAGTCGGACGTTATTGAAAATGGGCAAGAAACATCGATGGCGCAATGCGTTGATCATGATGCTCGGCGGTGCAAATGGAACCATCACTTTATCGCTGGCTTTTTCGATTCCGCAAACAGTTGCCGGTCACCATTTTGCCCTGCGCCAAGGACTCATTCTCATTGCGGCTGTTGAGATTCTCCTCAGTCTCATCGTTCCGGTCATCGTACTGCCGTTTTGCGTTTCTAAACCGCCAAAACGCAATCGCCAATTTATCTGGTTACGGCGGATGCTGGCGGCGGGCATTGATGCGATGCGCGATGAGACCGAACATCACAGTGAAGCACAAATTGTCGCCGATGCCTTAGCTCAGGAAATGATCTTAAATGACAATCCTTCGCGGCGGCTGCAACGAACGATTTTTGAAGGCACCATCACTGCGGAAAAAAGTGCCATTGAAACCTTACGGATGAACGGCACGATTACTCGCGATGAAGCCCATTATTATAATCGCTTCATTGATCTCAATGATTTCACAGCGGATCAACGACTCTGGAAAAATCTTTGGCTCCGGTTTCGTTTTTCGTTCAACATGGGCCGGATGTATAAAGCGTTTAATGAAGCCCAAAACGCCTTTTTAACCACCCCGCTCAACCTAGAGCCGATCTATTGGAAACGCCAATTTGCGGCTCACGGTGAAGATCTCTTGCCCATTGAACAGGCTGGATATACGGCGGTCATGCGATATTTGCAACGGATCGAAACAATTCAAAATCGCAGTGCGGTTAATACCATTCGGCGGTTCTACCGCGATCGTCATCGCCGGGTTCATTCCGAGTCATTTGACGGGGATGCTTTGTACGCGATGTTTCTTAAAGCCTTTCATGCCGAATACGAGTTCATTCAACAGGCTTTTACGGATGGGAAGCTAAGTCGCGACCTCATGCAGCGCCTCCAAACCCGAATCACCTTTGACGAAATCACCTATTTGAAAAATCAGGACAGTTTTATCGACTAG
- a CDS encoding DUF3800 domain-containing protein, protein MDNKLKTSLNAYMAKHGLNTNAASIAIGVSVPTLRKALRGHNVSRKTTAKIESIIASGKVPEAAKTTVKRTPKKTAAAKPAAKTPAAKTRTRQTTAKAPATKPSTTKQAATKTPTRQAKAQTQPTSIAATDQNKAAVHSQENSASPQSPRRTTKRVARTTTTGRQANRNTRQSPSTSGVNTASESKPTTKRPTTRNHRFTIRQQPDVATQQAQSEANKRQAQAANSQSTANSMSTSESTDRHENGVRHTKQHTPTGKTDATRYNSTSEHEPVRRDRRNVRLDRNKQNGTRRPGRPRQNRFAANADPQNWQPMTQSASTSNSQSLSNQDASQHRTPAVVNKVTTHTPSVIRSTSADRSSTNGSAANSTSNAANTQSAENRSARANYGTHDEVPLVTGKQLRLFIDESFEEHRPDPRMMHMGIAAILPEGDDESLAGFRNALYPYGWEPGDEVKARGKQVDALTQLIKAAKHENMGMYTVFSRKTTYPDFAPSMEYLYPYIGATIHVLRDVHTIFDDIVIMIDHRNELEGNQLVMGADIVSRYLTLSLERPIKVRFEFADSREHLGLQLSDFIANAALRLSKDELSLIGITPMPELGISQHDQLVRLTLLGLQQVVMGVRAERAATPSKHSQPDRFMQLIFDATYADSDLVRGALPVVKNAVEQLIDVLPNARVGQISGMPNQSWYDMTARMAGLLRYINKDPKPYGKVLAKIESVTKTAADELEMALDSGSKTKR, encoded by the coding sequence TTGGATAATAAGCTAAAAACATCATTAAATGCTTATATGGCAAAGCATGGATTGAATACCAACGCCGCTTCAATCGCGATTGGTGTATCCGTACCGACCCTGCGAAAGGCGCTGCGTGGTCATAACGTCAGTCGTAAAACGACCGCAAAGATTGAAAGCATCATCGCATCGGGAAAAGTCCCGGAAGCAGCAAAGACCACGGTAAAACGGACCCCAAAGAAGACAGCTGCGGCGAAACCAGCCGCTAAGACTCCAGCCGCTAAGACGCGCACACGGCAGACGACTGCCAAAGCGCCAGCAACGAAACCAAGCACAACGAAGCAAGCCGCAACAAAGACGCCAACTCGACAGGCAAAAGCGCAAACGCAGCCAACAAGTATTGCTGCCACCGATCAGAACAAGGCAGCTGTACATTCTCAGGAAAATTCAGCCAGTCCGCAATCACCGCGCCGGACAACTAAACGAGTTGCCCGCACAACAACGACTGGCCGACAAGCGAATCGCAATACCCGGCAATCACCGTCAACCAGTGGTGTTAACACTGCGAGTGAGTCAAAGCCGACCACCAAACGGCCGACAACGCGCAATCATCGTTTCACCATTCGCCAGCAGCCTGATGTCGCAACCCAGCAAGCACAAAGCGAGGCCAACAAACGTCAGGCGCAGGCAGCAAACAGTCAGTCTACTGCTAATTCAATGAGCACGTCTGAAAGCACTGACCGCCACGAAAACGGTGTGCGCCATACCAAGCAACATACGCCAACCGGAAAAACAGATGCAACGCGGTACAACAGTACAAGCGAGCACGAACCGGTTCGGCGTGATCGGCGCAATGTGCGGCTCGATCGCAACAAACAAAACGGTACGCGGCGACCGGGACGGCCAAGACAGAATCGCTTCGCTGCCAATGCTGATCCGCAAAATTGGCAACCCATGACGCAATCAGCTTCTACAAGCAATTCACAATCGCTTAGCAATCAAGATGCCAGTCAACACCGGACTCCTGCTGTTGTTAATAAAGTGACAACCCACACGCCAAGCGTCATCCGATCCACGTCAGCTGATCGGTCTAGCACAAACGGTAGCGCTGCAAACAGTACTAGCAATGCCGCCAATACACAGTCAGCGGAGAATCGGTCAGCGCGCGCCAATTACGGAACGCATGATGAGGTGCCACTGGTAACCGGGAAGCAATTACGTCTTTTCATTGATGAAAGTTTTGAAGAGCATCGACCGGATCCGCGGATGATGCATATGGGAATTGCCGCCATTTTACCGGAAGGCGACGATGAAAGCTTAGCCGGTTTCCGGAACGCGCTTTATCCTTACGGCTGGGAGCCAGGGGATGAAGTTAAAGCTCGCGGCAAACAGGTTGATGCATTGACGCAACTGATTAAAGCTGCCAAGCATGAAAACATGGGCATGTATACGGTCTTTTCACGTAAAACAACTTACCCGGATTTTGCACCATCAATGGAATATCTTTATCCATATATCGGGGCAACCATCCATGTCTTGCGTGATGTCCATACCATATTTGATGATATTGTGATCATGATCGATCATCGAAATGAGTTGGAAGGCAATCAGCTCGTGATGGGAGCCGATATCGTTAGTCGTTACTTGACCCTGTCACTGGAACGGCCAATTAAGGTTCGGTTTGAATTTGCGGACTCGCGTGAACATCTTGGGTTACAACTATCCGACTTTATTGCCAATGCTGCGTTGCGGTTAAGCAAAGATGAGCTCAGTCTGATCGGGATCACGCCGATGCCTGAATTAGGCATTTCGCAGCACGATCAGCTTGTTCGTCTTACTTTATTGGGCCTGCAACAGGTTGTCATGGGGGTTCGCGCGGAACGAGCCGCAACCCCTTCCAAGCATTCCCAGCCGGATCGGTTCATGCAGCTGATCTTTGATGCAACCTACGCCGATTCGGATCTGGTGCGCGGTGCTTTACCGGTTGTCAAGAATGCGGTGGAACAACTCATTGATGTGTTGCCAAATGCCCGTGTCGGTCAAATTTCCGGCATGCCAAACCAAAGCTGGTACGACATGACTGCACGTATGGCCGGCTTGTTACGCTACATCAATAAGGATCCAAAGCCATATGGTAAGGTTCTAGCCAAGATTGAAAGTGTTACAAAGACGGCTGCCGATGAGCTTGAAATGGCTTTAGACTCAGGCTCAAAGACAAAACGGTAA
- a CDS encoding DUF3021 domain-containing protein produces the protein MKIIKDLITDSVIGMMIGATVYLGALMLQVQLTPPTPRTIAGLFVMSALIGMLALIFDNESLSLPVAYSLHFIGTFAIVIGTNYLMGWQFLVGSALPNFLIAFLIIYVLIWLALYLSWQITARKMNHVLKKRQGK, from the coding sequence ATGAAAATCATCAAAGATCTTATCACGGATAGCGTTATCGGTATGATGATCGGTGCGACTGTTTATCTAGGTGCGCTCATGCTACAGGTCCAACTGACCCCACCAACGCCACGCACCATCGCTGGCTTGTTTGTGATGAGCGCTTTAATCGGGATGCTCGCCCTTATTTTTGACAATGAATCCCTCAGCCTGCCTGTAGCCTATAGCCTTCATTTTATCGGCACCTTCGCCATTGTCATCGGCACCAACTATCTCATGGGCTGGCAATTTCTCGTCGGATCGGCACTCCCTAACTTTCTAATCGCCTTTTTGATCATTTACGTCCTCATCTGGCTGGCGCTTTATCTTTCCTGGCAGATCACAGCTAGAAAGATGAACCACGTGTTAAAAAAACGTCAAGGAAAATAG
- a CDS encoding LytTR family DNA-binding domain-containing protein, whose product MKVSFKQDATMQPDDLQVYVKAAQLSPAVLQILQQIQQLADSHATLPLLVGERVIVLPTNEIVAIEVYGDQLSVHTRQEVYQSRGQLKTVLAKLDPQAFIQVTKSSLLNINYLTSLEASFSGNMTAFMANNMKLTVSRKYLPALKRLLGL is encoded by the coding sequence ATGAAAGTTTCGTTTAAGCAAGACGCAACGATGCAGCCAGACGACCTGCAAGTTTACGTCAAGGCTGCGCAATTGTCACCAGCTGTTTTGCAGATACTGCAACAAATTCAGCAACTCGCCGACAGCCACGCAACCTTACCCCTACTCGTTGGCGAACGCGTTATTGTTTTGCCGACCAACGAGATTGTGGCTATCGAAGTCTACGGCGATCAGCTTTCCGTCCATACCCGTCAAGAAGTCTATCAAAGTCGCGGTCAACTCAAAACGGTCTTGGCCAAACTTGACCCGCAAGCATTTATCCAAGTAACGAAAAGCAGTCTTTTGAATATTAATTATTTAACGTCACTAGAAGCGTCTTTTTCCGGGAACATGACAGCCTTCATGGCGAATAACATGAAGTTAACGGTCAGTCGTAAATATCTTCCTGCGTTAAAACGCTTGTTAGGATTGTGA